The following proteins come from a genomic window of Pseudomonas cichorii:
- the pxpB gene encoding 5-oxoprolinase subunit PxpB has translation MSIVLEDTRPTISLLGTTALLFEAPGSLDLAPQQRIWAMARVTAQWPEISESVPGMNNLMLTFKVPPRHLNALTERLLETWQACEPLPLEGRIIELPVTYGGEHGPHMGDVIAHTGLDIETIAHLHSEPLYPVYALGSHPGYCYLGGMDPRIATPRRKVPVLSIGAGAVSIGGIQTGVSASAGPSGWNTIGRTEMSFFDPGQSPPALLQPGDLLRFRIERIIR, from the coding sequence ATGAGCATCGTGCTTGAGGACACACGTCCGACCATCAGCCTGCTGGGCACCACCGCCCTGTTGTTCGAAGCACCGGGCAGCCTTGATCTGGCTCCGCAACAACGCATCTGGGCCATGGCTCGCGTGACCGCACAGTGGCCTGAAATCAGCGAATCGGTGCCGGGCATGAACAACCTGATGCTGACCTTCAAGGTCCCGCCACGGCACCTGAATGCCCTGACCGAACGCTTGCTGGAAACCTGGCAGGCCTGCGAGCCGTTGCCGCTGGAAGGCCGCATCATTGAATTACCCGTGACCTACGGCGGCGAACACGGCCCGCACATGGGCGACGTGATTGCCCATACCGGGCTGGACATTGAAACCATCGCTCATCTGCACAGCGAACCGCTGTATCCGGTCTATGCCTTGGGCAGCCACCCCGGCTACTGCTATCTGGGCGGCATGGACCCACGCATTGCCACACCCCGGCGCAAGGTTCCGGTGCTCAGCATCGGCGCTGGCGCGGTGTCCATCGGCGGCATACAGACCGGCGTTTCCGCCTCTGCCGGCCCCAGCGGCTGGAACACCATCGGGCGTACCGAAATGTCTTTCTTCGACCCCGGGCAATCGCCCCCGGCACTCTTGCAGCCGGGCGACCTGCTGCGCTTTCGCATCGAGAGGATCATTCGATGA
- a CDS encoding MFS transporter, with protein MTTQVSALSFRQALLAMLGISLVLMLSALDQTVIGNALPSIVAELQGFELYAWVATGYLLTSIVTIPVFGRLGDYFGRKPFVIAATIVFTLASLICAMATDMRVLVIGRALQGVGGGMLIGTAFACIPELFPDTRQRLRWQMMLSALFSVVNAIGPGLGGLLTEAYGWRSVFYLNLPLGCIALFFAWRYLPYYRPVQTQGIRLDWFGALLIAVALGSLQLGVEWMGHSSTLLSASLALICLLCGATLWFWERRCTSALLPPAMFAVSSMRTLFLLSVLAGAIMFSLLFYLPLLLQGSYGYSPKDAGLLITPLALSITLGAIVNSRIVTRLSNPNLLPLAGFLALLLACTGLALAGRSASFNTLLMLILLAGVGLGFILLNLTVFTQTLAERQFLGIATALIQSLRLVGGLLGTAVMGVLVNLLYVTHLNRAFLAAGQESSIARYINPQVLLTSTSDDSGEAWHLLELAREALARSVGIGLLMCAGLGVIALLVLYRLPAVKLVTAPTLVAPQNNKT; from the coding sequence ATGACGACTCAGGTAAGTGCCTTGAGCTTCAGGCAAGCGCTGTTGGCGATGCTCGGCATCTCGCTGGTGCTGATGCTCTCGGCGCTCGATCAGACGGTGATCGGCAATGCGTTGCCCAGCATCGTCGCCGAACTACAGGGCTTTGAACTCTATGCCTGGGTCGCCACCGGTTATCTGCTGACCTCGATCGTGACCATTCCAGTGTTCGGTCGGTTGGGCGATTACTTCGGACGCAAGCCTTTCGTGATTGCCGCGACCATCGTCTTTACCCTGGCTTCACTGATCTGTGCGATGGCCACCGACATGCGGGTGCTGGTGATTGGTCGGGCGTTGCAGGGTGTCGGAGGAGGGATGCTGATCGGTACGGCATTCGCCTGTATTCCTGAGCTGTTCCCGGATACCCGGCAGCGGCTGCGCTGGCAGATGATGCTCAGCGCGCTGTTCAGTGTGGTCAACGCCATCGGTCCCGGTCTGGGTGGTTTGCTGACGGAGGCTTATGGCTGGCGTTCGGTGTTCTATCTCAATCTGCCGCTGGGGTGTATCGCGCTGTTCTTCGCCTGGCGTTACCTGCCGTATTACCGGCCCGTGCAGACCCAGGGCATTCGCCTGGACTGGTTCGGCGCTTTGTTGATTGCGGTCGCACTGGGCAGCCTGCAATTGGGCGTTGAATGGATGGGGCATTCGAGTACCTTGCTTAGCGCGTCCCTGGCCTTGATCTGCCTGCTTTGCGGGGCGACGCTCTGGTTCTGGGAGCGGCGCTGCACGTCGGCGCTGTTGCCACCGGCAATGTTCGCCGTATCGAGCATGCGCACCCTGTTTCTACTGTCGGTGCTGGCCGGGGCGATCATGTTCAGCCTGCTGTTCTATCTGCCGCTGCTGCTGCAAGGCAGTTACGGCTACTCCCCGAAAGACGCCGGCCTGCTGATTACACCACTGGCCTTGAGCATCACCCTGGGTGCCATCGTCAACAGCCGCATCGTGACCCGCTTGAGCAATCCGAACCTGCTGCCGCTGGCCGGTTTTCTTGCCTTGTTGCTGGCCTGTACCGGCCTGGCGCTGGCGGGGCGCAGTGCATCGTTCAATACCTTGCTGATGCTGATCCTGCTGGCCGGAGTAGGGCTTGGGTTCATCCTGCTCAACCTGACCGTGTTCACACAAACCCTGGCCGAGCGGCAGTTCCTGGGCATTGCCACGGCCCTGATCCAGTCACTGCGACTGGTCGGCGGCCTGCTGGGCACTGCGGTCATGGGGGTGTTGGTCAACTTGCTGTATGTCACTCATCTGAACCGTGCGTTTCTGGCGGCTGGCCAGGAAAGTTCGATTGCCCGTTATATCAATCCACAAGTGTTGCTGACATCGACTTCTGATGATTCGGGCGAAGCCTGGCACCTGCTGGAACTGGCCCGTGAGGCATTGGCACGCTCGGTGGGGATCGGGCTGCTGATGTGCGCAGGCCTTGGGGTAATTGCATTACTGGTTCTGTATCGCTTGCCCGCGGTCAAGTTAGTCACCGCGCCGACTCTCGTTGCTCCTCAAAACAATAAAACTTAA
- a CDS encoding 5-oxoprolinase subunit C family protein: protein MIEILSATALATVQDLGRIGSLGYGVGTSGAMDTLAVATGNILLGNADDAAAIEIPVFPFEVRLLEDCAFAVTGAACALSLDDVAFPPNWVMQGHKGQTLVIDHPVAGSRAYLCLAGGVDVPVVLNSRSTQLRGEFGGFQGRALQQGDRLNASSPGISMLATDFGVLSPVHALPLDADGVPAMRVLPAAEYLAFKADSRASFWSDDWKITSQSNRYGYRLEGTPVLPEHAMEVRSHGIVPGVIQVPHGGQPIIQMRDAQPSGGYPKFGTVIEADLWRLGQAAIGSRIRFIECSYEQALDALEQNQAYLAEVRRLVALHGLARR from the coding sequence ATGATCGAGATTCTATCCGCCACCGCCCTGGCCACTGTTCAGGATCTGGGCCGCATCGGCAGCCTGGGTTATGGCGTCGGCACGTCCGGGGCCATGGACACACTGGCCGTGGCGACCGGCAATATTCTGCTGGGCAATGCCGATGACGCCGCGGCCATCGAAATTCCGGTGTTCCCTTTTGAGGTGCGCCTGCTGGAAGACTGCGCCTTTGCCGTGACCGGTGCGGCCTGCGCCTTGAGCCTGGACGACGTCGCCTTCCCGCCGAACTGGGTGATGCAGGGCCATAAAGGTCAGACGCTGGTTATCGATCATCCTGTTGCAGGCTCTCGCGCTTATCTGTGCCTGGCCGGTGGTGTCGATGTGCCGGTGGTGCTCAATTCCCGCAGCACCCAGTTGCGTGGCGAGTTCGGCGGTTTTCAGGGTCGCGCCTTGCAACAAGGCGACCGTTTGAATGCCAGCTCGCCGGGCATCAGCATGCTGGCCACCGATTTCGGTGTGCTCAGCCCTGTGCATGCCTTACCGCTGGACGCGGACGGTGTACCCGCCATGCGCGTTTTGCCCGCAGCGGAATACCTGGCGTTCAAGGCTGATTCCCGAGCGTCCTTCTGGAGCGACGACTGGAAGATCACGTCCCAGAGCAATCGTTATGGCTATCGCCTGGAAGGCACGCCGGTCTTGCCCGAGCATGCCATGGAAGTGCGCTCCCACGGCATCGTACCGGGCGTGATTCAGGTACCTCACGGCGGCCAGCCGATCATCCAGATGCGCGATGCGCAGCCCAGTGGCGGCTACCCGAAATTCGGCACGGTGATCGAAGCCGATCTGTGGCGTCTGGGCCAGGCAGCCATCGGCAGCCGGATTCGCTTTATCGAATGCAGTTACGAACAGGCCCTGGATGCCCTTGAGCAGAATCAGGCCTATCTCGCCGAAGTGCGGCGTCTTGTGGCCCTGCATGGCCTGGCCCGGCGCTGA
- the accC gene encoding acetyl-CoA carboxylase biotin carboxylase subunit, translated as MFDKVLIANRGEIALRIQRACRGLGLKTVAVYSEADRHAQYVTQADEALCIGPAAPTQSYLNQTALLFAAKVSGAQAIHPGYGFLSENAAFAERIEAAGLTFIGPSAECIRTMGDKVSAKRAMREAGVPCVPGPDSSMPSDPQSILAVAREIGYPVIVKAAGGGGGRGMRVVQQEPELLEAIALTREEARLAFGNPELYIEKFLGHPRHVEIQVLCDAYGHAVWLGSRDCSLQRRHQKVLEEAPAPGIDPQLIAHVGERCVKACQQIGYRGVGTFEFLYEDGQFFFIEMNTRLQVEHPVTEMTTGIDIVQQQLRMARGERLALRQADIVAQGHSLECRINAEDPLSFMPTPGQVTRWEVPGGFGVRVDSHVTTGYRVPPYYDSMVAKVISHGATREEAMARMRLALSELHVEGISTNIPLHREILDDPAFCAGGVDIHYLEHWLQQRSPQ; from the coding sequence ATGTTCGATAAAGTGCTGATCGCCAACCGTGGCGAAATTGCCCTGCGTATCCAGCGCGCTTGCCGTGGCCTGGGTCTGAAAACCGTCGCGGTCTACTCCGAAGCCGACCGTCATGCGCAGTACGTCACCCAGGCCGATGAAGCGCTGTGCATCGGCCCTGCTGCGCCCACCCAGAGTTATCTGAATCAGACCGCCCTGCTCTTCGCCGCCAAGGTCAGTGGCGCACAGGCCATTCATCCCGGTTATGGCTTTCTGTCGGAAAACGCCGCCTTTGCCGAACGTATCGAAGCCGCCGGCCTGACCTTTATCGGCCCCAGCGCCGAGTGCATTCGCACCATGGGCGACAAGGTTTCTGCCAAGCGGGCCATGCGCGAAGCCGGTGTGCCTTGTGTGCCGGGACCGGACTCAAGCATGCCCAGCGACCCACAAAGCATTCTCGCCGTCGCCCGGGAAATCGGTTATCCGGTGATCGTCAAAGCCGCTGGCGGTGGCGGCGGGCGTGGCATGCGTGTGGTGCAACAGGAACCGGAACTGCTGGAGGCGATTGCCCTGACCCGTGAAGAAGCGCGTCTGGCATTCGGCAATCCCGAACTCTATATCGAGAAGTTTCTCGGCCATCCGCGCCACGTCGAAATTCAGGTGCTGTGCGATGCCTACGGTCATGCCGTGTGGCTCGGCAGCCGCGACTGCTCCTTGCAGCGTCGCCATCAAAAGGTGCTTGAAGAAGCCCCGGCGCCCGGCATCGACCCGCAATTGATTGCCCATGTGGGCGAGCGCTGCGTCAAGGCCTGCCAGCAGATCGGCTATCGCGGCGTCGGCACCTTCGAGTTCCTTTATGAAGACGGCCAGTTCTTCTTCATCGAAATGAACACCCGCTTACAGGTCGAGCATCCCGTCACCGAGATGACCACCGGCATCGATATCGTCCAGCAGCAGTTGCGCATGGCCCGAGGTGAGCGCCTGGCGTTGCGCCAGGCCGATATCGTCGCCCAAGGCCATTCGCTGGAATGCCGGATCAACGCCGAAGACCCGCTCAGTTTCATGCCCACGCCAGGGCAAGTCACCCGCTGGGAAGTGCCGGGCGGTTTTGGCGTCAGGGTGGATTCCCATGTCACCACCGGCTACCGCGTACCGCCCTATTACGACTCCATGGTCGCCAAGGTCATCAGTCACGGCGCCACGCGGGAAGAAGCCATGGCCCGCATGCGCCTGGCCCTCAGCGAGCTTCATGTGGAAGGCATTTCCACCAATATTCCCCTGCACCGGGAAATCCTCGACGACCCGGCGTTCTGCGCGGGCGGCGTCGATATTCACTACCTGGAGCACTGGCTGCAACAACGGAGCCCACAATGA
- a CDS encoding aspartate transaminase — protein MNASRIAARVQRIKPSPSSAASDRANELRRQGKSIINLVVGEPDFDTPRHIREAASAAIERGETRYTANVGTLELRQAIAAKLARENSLDYPASQIVVTSGAKSAIFNAFAATLGAGDEVLIPAPYWVSYPDMVLACEGEPVTLACPEENGFKLTAEQLRGAITERTRWLLLNSPSNPTGASYSAQELRALADVLLEFPDVLLMTDDIYEHIRFEGADNAHILCVEPQLRDRVLVINGVSKTYAMTGWRIGYAAGPADVINAMATLQSQSTSNASSVSQAAAVAALSGDQSFVKESVKVYQQRRDRCLELINAIDGLSCLKPDGAFYLYVNCGALIGKRAPDGKLLETDTDVVMYLLESQGVAVVAGTAYGLAPFFRMSIATALETLEQGCSRIATAVAALV, from the coding sequence TTGAACGCCTCCCGCATCGCCGCCCGCGTGCAACGCATCAAACCTTCGCCAAGCAGCGCGGCTTCCGACCGTGCCAATGAGCTGCGTCGCCAGGGCAAGTCGATCATCAATCTGGTCGTCGGCGAGCCCGACTTCGATACCCCCAGACACATCCGTGAGGCTGCCAGCGCTGCCATTGAACGGGGTGAAACCCGCTACACGGCGAACGTCGGCACACTGGAGCTGCGTCAGGCCATTGCCGCCAAACTCGCCAGGGAAAACAGTCTGGATTACCCGGCTTCGCAGATCGTGGTGACCAGCGGAGCCAAGAGTGCCATCTTCAATGCCTTCGCCGCGACCCTTGGCGCAGGCGATGAGGTATTGATTCCTGCGCCTTACTGGGTGTCCTACCCGGATATGGTGCTGGCCTGTGAAGGTGAGCCGGTGACCCTGGCCTGCCCGGAAGAAAACGGCTTCAAACTCACCGCCGAACAACTGCGTGGCGCGATCACCGAGCGTACCCGCTGGTTGCTGCTCAACTCACCGAGCAATCCGACCGGGGCCAGCTACAGCGCCCAGGAACTGCGCGCGCTGGCCGACGTGCTGCTGGAGTTCCCCGATGTGCTGCTGATGACCGACGACATCTATGAGCACATTCGTTTCGAGGGGGCGGATAACGCGCACATCCTGTGCGTCGAGCCCCAGTTGCGTGACCGGGTGCTGGTCATCAATGGTGTCTCCAAGACCTACGCCATGACCGGCTGGCGGATTGGCTATGCGGCCGGGCCTGCCGATGTGATCAACGCCATGGCCACCTTGCAGTCGCAGTCGACCAGCAATGCCAGTTCTGTCAGCCAGGCGGCTGCGGTGGCGGCTTTGAGCGGTGATCAGTCTTTCGTCAAAGAGAGCGTGAAGGTCTATCAGCAGCGTCGTGATCGCTGCCTGGAACTGATCAATGCCATTGATGGCCTGAGCTGCCTCAAGCCCGACGGCGCATTCTATCTCTATGTGAACTGCGGGGCCTTGATCGGCAAGCGCGCGCCCGATGGCAAGCTTCTGGAAACCGACACTGACGTGGTGATGTACCTGCTGGAAAGCCAGGGCGTGGCGGTGGTTGCCGGTACAGCCTATGGTCTGGCACCGTTCTTTCGCATGTCCATTGCCACGGCGCTGGAAACCCTTGAGCAGGGTTGCTCGCGAATCGCCACTGCCGTTGCGGCATTGGTCTGA
- a CDS encoding acetyl-CoA carboxylase biotin carboxyl carrier protein, whose product MDQERIKALIGLLAESDLIELSLTEGDSTLRLFKEAAGNIVQAPSLSARATIGKAASVPAPAMQAVAPAPAKGEVKASLYGVLHLTPAVGEAPFVQVGDSVEAGQTLAVIEAMKMFHPLKASRSGIVEAILVDGGTEVEAGQPLFRIG is encoded by the coding sequence ATGGATCAAGAACGTATCAAGGCACTGATCGGGTTGCTGGCAGAGTCCGACCTGATTGAGCTCAGCCTGACGGAAGGTGACAGCACCCTGCGTCTGTTCAAGGAGGCCGCGGGCAATATCGTGCAGGCACCTTCGCTATCCGCCAGGGCGACAATCGGCAAGGCCGCCAGCGTACCGGCACCGGCCATGCAGGCCGTCGCTCCTGCGCCCGCCAAAGGCGAGGTCAAGGCCAGCCTCTATGGCGTCTTGCACCTGACTCCGGCAGTCGGTGAAGCGCCCTTTGTACAGGTCGGCGATAGCGTGGAAGCAGGACAGACTCTGGCGGTCATTGAAGCCATGAAGATGTTCCATCCGCTCAAGGCCAGCCGCTCGGGCATCGTCGAAGCGATCCTCGTGGACGGTGGCACGGAAGTCGAAGCCGGCCAACCCTTGTTCCGTATCGGTTGA
- a CDS encoding LamB/YcsF family protein translates to MKIDLNADMGEGFGAWRMGEDEALMEIISSANVACGFHAGDPLIMDNTARLAKARGIDLGAHVGFPDLMGFGRRQMNIDIHELSTYVTYQLGALAAMTRVAGHRMTHMSFHGALGNMVAADAEMAAHLIRSVAAFDPEIIISSSSSRAIESAASQCNLRVATTFLADRAYDDDCLLVPRKIANSVIKDPATVLQRVRQLLEDGTVTSITGKVIKVSACSILLHGDTPGAVELARTVRHEIESAGGQIVPISQLVA, encoded by the coding sequence ATGAAGATCGACCTGAATGCAGACATGGGCGAAGGCTTCGGCGCCTGGCGCATGGGCGAAGACGAAGCCCTGATGGAGATCATTTCCTCGGCCAACGTCGCCTGTGGTTTTCATGCCGGTGACCCGTTGATCATGGATAACACAGCGCGACTGGCCAAGGCCCGAGGCATCGATCTGGGTGCCCATGTAGGCTTCCCAGACCTGATGGGTTTTGGTCGTCGCCAGATGAACATCGACATCCATGAACTGAGCACGTACGTGACCTACCAGTTGGGCGCTCTGGCGGCAATGACCAGGGTCGCGGGCCATCGCATGACCCACATGAGCTTTCATGGCGCACTGGGCAATATGGTTGCCGCCGATGCAGAGATGGCTGCGCACCTGATTCGCAGCGTGGCGGCGTTCGACCCCGAGATCATCATCAGTTCGTCGAGCAGCCGCGCCATCGAAAGCGCCGCCAGCCAGTGCAACCTGCGGGTGGCGACCACCTTCCTCGCCGACCGCGCTTACGACGATGACTGTCTGCTGGTGCCACGCAAGATCGCCAACTCGGTCATCAAAGACCCCGCGACTGTACTGCAACGGGTTCGACAACTGCTGGAGGACGGCACCGTGACCAGCATCACCGGCAAAGTCATCAAGGTCAGCGCCTGTTCGATATTGCTCCACGGCGACACACCCGGCGCGGTTGAGCTGGCGCGCACGGTGCGCCATGAAATCGAATCGGCGGGCGGGCAGATCGTGCCGATTTCGCAGCTTGTGGCGTAA
- a CDS encoding biotin/lipoyl-containing protein has translation MNIEEIRQLAADLTLAGLSGAEIEKPGFKLSLKRGVACQASSSPASVGMTETGLNAGAPAIKSSGIGRLLDAHPDNGIVLAPPGSEVQVGQLVALLAVGTLILPVRSLHAGKVSNLLVSSGTTVGYGQPLINLSATEAEQP, from the coding sequence ATGAACATTGAAGAGATTCGTCAACTGGCGGCTGATCTGACACTGGCAGGTTTGTCTGGCGCAGAGATCGAGAAGCCGGGGTTCAAGCTGAGCCTCAAACGCGGCGTTGCCTGTCAGGCATCGTCCTCACCAGCTTCGGTCGGCATGACCGAAACCGGATTGAATGCAGGTGCCCCCGCAATCAAGTCCAGCGGCATCGGCCGCTTGCTGGATGCCCACCCGGACAACGGTATCGTACTGGCACCGCCTGGCAGTGAAGTGCAGGTTGGCCAACTGGTCGCACTGCTGGCCGTCGGCACTTTGATTCTGCCAGTCCGTAGCCTGCACGCAGGCAAGGTTTCAAACCTGCTGGTGTCCAGCGGCACAACAGTCGGTTACGGCCAGCCACTGATAAACCTCAGTGCCACAGAAGCGGAGCAACCATGA
- a CDS encoding SDR family oxidoreductase, giving the protein MPFSDYKTALVTGASSGIGAAVVERLCQEGIEVHALARSADKLADLAARTGCIAHAIDVTDLAGLTALFGQYNFDILVNNAGVDRPGSILKADAEGIDFLIDVNLRAVLHLARLALPGMVERDSGHIINISSIAAAYNFGGNSTYHATKAAVSMLSRQLRIDAFGKRVRVTEICPGRVATDIFAHVHGDSEETYKRFVEGFELPVAADIANAIAFAIAAPVSMNIGHMEITPTLQVPGGLSTARPQDYQG; this is encoded by the coding sequence ATGCCATTTTCCGATTACAAAACCGCGCTGGTCACGGGCGCATCTTCCGGCATCGGTGCCGCTGTGGTTGAGCGTCTGTGCCAGGAAGGTATCGAAGTTCACGCGCTGGCCCGCAGTGCCGACAAGCTGGCCGATCTGGCGGCACGTACTGGCTGTATCGCCCACGCAATCGATGTCACCGATCTGGCCGGGCTGACGGCACTGTTCGGGCAATACAACTTCGACATTCTGGTCAACAACGCCGGCGTCGACCGTCCGGGCTCGATCCTGAAGGCTGACGCCGAGGGCATCGACTTCCTGATCGACGTTAACCTGCGTGCCGTGCTGCATCTGGCACGCCTGGCCTTGCCGGGCATGGTCGAACGCGACAGTGGCCATATCATCAACATCAGCTCGATTGCCGCCGCTTATAACTTTGGCGGTAACTCGACCTACCACGCCACCAAGGCGGCGGTGAGCATGCTGTCTCGCCAGTTGCGCATCGATGCCTTCGGCAAGCGTGTGCGGGTCACCGAGATCTGTCCGGGCCGGGTCGCCACCGACATCTTCGCCCACGTACATGGCGACTCAGAAGAAACCTACAAGCGCTTCGTCGAAGGTTTCGAGCTACCCGTCGCCGCCGATATCGCCAATGCCATCGCCTTCGCGATTGCCGCGCCGGTGTCCATGAACATCGGCCATATGGAAATCACCCCGACGCTGCAAGTGCCTGGCGGCCTGTCCACTGCACGCCCACAGGACTATCAGGGCTGA
- the nac gene encoding nitrogen assimilation transcriptional regulator NAC, with the protein MNLRRLKYFVKIVDIGSLTQAADVLHIAQPALSQQLATLEAELHQQLLIRTKRGVTPTEAGKVLYGHAQHILRQCEQAISDVNDTGHALSGQVSVGLAPGTAASTLALPLLRRVRERYPGILLYLNENFGTTLSELIMNGRMDMAVLYGGREVHGLSFVPLLRENLYLVSADEHLGERDEIALAELATMDMLLPRPYNIMRKLVDEAFLSISLSARVVAEVESSATLTAAVAERFGSTILPESAAKVLVVATGARMLRIVEPGIQAPLALCLSGHLPLSVPAQAVKAILLELVAELRNQTDPGS; encoded by the coding sequence TTGAATCTCCGTCGTCTGAAATATTTCGTGAAAATCGTCGACATCGGCAGCCTGACACAGGCCGCCGATGTCCTGCACATTGCGCAACCCGCCCTCAGCCAACAGTTGGCAACCCTGGAAGCCGAGCTGCATCAGCAATTGTTGATCCGCACCAAACGCGGCGTGACGCCCACCGAGGCGGGCAAGGTGCTTTACGGTCATGCGCAGCACATTCTGCGGCAGTGCGAGCAGGCCATCAGTGACGTGAACGACACCGGACACGCCTTGTCCGGACAGGTTTCGGTCGGGCTGGCACCGGGCACGGCAGCGTCCACCCTCGCCCTGCCGCTGCTGCGCCGGGTTCGCGAGCGCTATCCGGGGATTCTGCTGTACCTCAATGAAAACTTCGGCACCACCCTCAGCGAACTGATCATGAATGGCCGCATGGACATGGCGGTCTTGTATGGCGGGCGCGAAGTGCATGGCCTGAGCTTCGTCCCCCTGCTGCGGGAAAACCTGTATCTGGTCAGCGCAGACGAACACCTGGGCGAACGTGATGAAATCGCCCTGGCAGAACTGGCAACCATGGACATGCTGCTGCCGCGCCCCTACAACATCATGCGCAAACTGGTCGACGAAGCGTTTCTGAGCATCAGCCTCAGCGCCCGAGTGGTGGCTGAAGTGGAGTCCTCGGCCACCCTGACTGCCGCCGTGGCAGAGCGCTTCGGCTCGACGATTCTTCCCGAGTCGGCCGCCAAGGTGCTGGTGGTCGCCACAGGTGCCCGCATGCTGCGCATTGTCGAACCCGGCATTCAGGCACCGTTGGCGTTGTGCCTGTCCGGTCACCTGCCATTGTCGGTGCCTGCTCAGGCAGTGAAAGCCATCCTCCTGGAGCTGGTGGCAGAACTGCGTAACCAGACCGATCCCGGGTCATAA
- a CDS encoding OprD family porin, translating to MELINRSPRLVAGICGMVMAQQAFSAGFVEDSKASVLARNFFSNADNRSGADNPNYTQEWGQGFILDFRSGYTQGLVGFGVDALGMAGFRLDSGKGRHYNPTSSAFNGNVFPTDGDGRAVDEFGSVGLTAKALVSKTEFRYGTLVPMLPVVMSTDRMLQQTFNGGQVQSRDIDNFTFTLGQLEHVKGRGSSNQMGMSIPGANNARTGEFVNKFYYGGVDYKVTKDLTLQYYYGHLEDFYKQNFLGVKYDIAVGPGTLRSDLRYFDNKSDGANGNDPAFYTNGYYGGGVVKGKVDSRLSSALFTYLVSGHTIAAGFQQVSGDSDAVWLNQGDGSTAYFMTESMIGKFQRAGESTWQVRYGYDFAQVGVPGLTFMGMYESGSNIRTANGDQKEWERNLTLGYVVQSGPLKKLGVQLRHASLRSEVASQRDSDEHRVIVTYPLDIL from the coding sequence ATGGAGCTTATCAATCGCTCGCCCCGTCTGGTGGCTGGTATTTGCGGTATGGTCATGGCCCAACAGGCATTCAGTGCCGGTTTTGTAGAGGACAGCAAGGCCAGTGTGCTGGCCCGTAACTTCTTCAGTAATGCCGATAACCGCAGCGGGGCGGACAACCCGAACTACACCCAGGAGTGGGGGCAAGGTTTCATTCTCGATTTTCGTTCCGGTTATACCCAGGGGCTTGTAGGGTTTGGTGTCGACGCATTGGGCATGGCCGGTTTTCGTCTGGACTCCGGCAAGGGCCGTCATTACAACCCGACCAGTTCAGCGTTCAACGGTAACGTGTTCCCTACCGACGGCGATGGTCGTGCCGTCGATGAATTCGGCAGTGTTGGCCTGACCGCCAAGGCACTGGTTTCCAAGACCGAGTTCCGTTACGGCACGCTGGTGCCGATGTTGCCGGTAGTGATGTCCACCGATCGCATGTTGCAACAGACTTTCAATGGTGGCCAGGTTCAGTCCAGGGATATCGATAACTTCACCTTTACATTGGGCCAGCTGGAACATGTAAAAGGGCGCGGGTCGAGCAACCAGATGGGCATGTCCATTCCTGGCGCGAACAACGCCCGTACTGGCGAGTTCGTCAACAAGTTCTATTACGGTGGTGTCGATTACAAAGTCACTAAAGACCTGACCTTGCAGTATTACTACGGCCATCTGGAAGACTTCTACAAACAGAACTTCCTGGGTGTGAAATACGATATTGCTGTCGGGCCGGGCACCTTGCGTTCCGACCTGCGCTATTTCGATAACAAGTCCGATGGCGCCAATGGCAATGATCCGGCGTTCTACACCAACGGCTATTACGGCGGCGGTGTGGTGAAAGGCAAGGTAGACAGCCGCCTGTCCAGCGCGCTGTTCACCTATCTGGTCAGCGGCCACACCATTGCGGCCGGTTTCCAGCAGGTCAGCGGCGACAGCGATGCTGTATGGCTCAACCAGGGCGATGGCTCTACGGCGTACTTCATGACCGAATCCATGATCGGCAAATTCCAGCGTGCCGGCGAAAGCACCTGGCAGGTTCGCTATGGCTACGACTTCGCTCAGGTGGGCGTTCCGGGCCTGACTTTCATGGGCATGTACGAAAGCGGCTCGAACATTCGCACGGCCAATGGCGACCAGAAAGAATGGGAACGCAACCTGACCCTGGGCTACGTGGTGCAATCCGGCCCGCTGAAGAAGCTAGGCGTCCAGTTGCGACATGCCTCGCTGCGCAGCGAAGTCGCCTCCCAGCGTGACAGCGATGAGCATCGGGTGATTGTGACTTATCCGCTGGATATCCTCTAA